Within Anopheles ziemanni chromosome 2, idAnoZiCoDA_A2_x.2, whole genome shotgun sequence, the genomic segment AACCAGTGGTGATCAGTGGGTTGGATACGATGACCCCGTGTCGGTCACGTTTAAGGCGCAGTACGTGAAGAAGTCCGGGTTTGGAGGAATGTCCGCGTGGACGGTCGATTTGGATGATTATAAGAATCGCTGTTGCGAAGAGAGCTTCCCCGTGTTGCGAGCGATAAACCGAGGTCTGGGAAGGTTGGCTACACCACCGCCCTCGGCAATGGACTGTACCCGACCGTCTCAACCAGTTACACCGAAGCCGGCCGAAATGACGTTTAGTCCGGACAGTGGCATTCCGAGTACAACTTCTACTCCGGCTCATTCACACACAACCTGGCCATCATGGAACCCGGATCAAACTTCCACGACACGAAGAACCACGACTCCCACAACAACGACAACTCCAACGACTACAACGACCACTACCACTTCGACAACAACTACTCCTAGGACCACCAGGAGGACTACTCCttcaacgacaacgacgacataCAGTCCACCAGCGACAACGGCAATCCCCGTACCCGGGTTAATTATGCCCGAGCTTAGCAACGCCGAAAGCTGCGAACCGAATCAATACAAGGCGCATCCGACGAACTGTAATTCCTACTATCGTTGCGTTCTGTCCGAGTTCAAGCAACAGTTCTGCGCCGGAGGATTACACTGGAATAATGCAGCGAAACTGTGTGATTGGCCCTCATCTGCCAAATGCGAAATGGACATGGGTACATCACCCGAAGATGAGGAACCATACACCACTACGACCACGACTACAACAGCACGTCCCACAAGGACGAGACGCACCACAACGACCACTACGGAGTCCACCACTCAAGAGGCCACCACATCGCGTCCTCCTCGGCGAACAACTGCTCCTCCTGCTCAAGCACCCAACCAGCCGAAGCCGACACGCCCTGCGAAGAAACCGGTGACGACCACCAAGAAACCTGCCGGCCGTCCTACGGAGAAGTGCAACAACGGAGAGTACTATCCGCACAAGAACTGCGACAGTTTCTACATTTGCGTCAACGATAAGAAAATCGCCCAACAGTGCGGACCAGGGCTGTACTGGAGTCAGGAAGAGAAGAACTGCGACTGGGAGGACAATGTAAATTGTGTCAGTAACGAGCAGTACTTTAGACTGCTGACGACCTTTGGCGCTCTGAAGGCCCTGTCGGAGGACGATCCTTGCGATGGAAATTCGCATGTTCCGTATCCGGGCGATTGCAATCAGTATCTCGTGTGCAACTGGGGCCGTTTGGAGGCAGCAAGCTGTGCGGATGGTCTCCACTGGAACCAACAGCTGCAGATCTGCGATTGGCCGGCCGGTGCAAAGTGTTCCCAGCAGGGTGGAGTCCCCGAGAGCACGGAGAACATTTCCGATGAGAACAATTCGTGGCAGAACTCGAACCAGGACATCGACGGTCCACAGTATGTCGTATCGACGACGGAAAAgcgaaccaccaccacaagGACAACTACGCCCGCTCCGGTTTCCACTCCTCCACCGGTGCTGGAACCACTGTCCGGGTACTACAAGATGGTGTGCTACTTCACCAACTGGGCCTGGTACCGGAAGGGCTACGGGAAGTACACACCCGATCACATCCGAACCGACCTCTGCACACACATCGTGTACGGATTTGCTGTACTGGACTACAGCTCGCTAACGATCAAGACGCACGACTCTTGGGCGGACATTGACAACAAGTTCTACACCCGAGTGGTCGCGGCGAAGGAGAAGGGCGTAAAGGTGACGCTCGCCATCGGTGGATGGAACGATTCTATGGGAGATAAGTACAGTCGACTGGTGCGAAGTGCTTCCGCGCGGGCAAAGTTTGTCGAGCACGTGATCGGCTTCCTGGAGAAGTACGGCTTCGATGGGTTGGATCTCGATTGGGAGTACCCGGTGTGCTGGCAGGTGGACTGCAAGAAAGGATTTGCCGATGAAAAGGAAGGTTTTACGGCGCTGGTGAGGGAGCTCTCGGAAGCGTTTAAACCACGTGGCTGGCTACTGTCGGCGGCGGTTTCGCCGAGTAAAACGGTTATCGATGCCGGGTACGATGTGGCACCATTGGCAAAGTACTTCGACTGGATTGCGGTCATGACGTACGATTTCCACGGCCAGTGGGACAAACAAACCGGTCACGTTGCGCCATTGTATTACCATCCGGATGATGAAATTGATTTCTTCAATGCGGTAATTTCCTTTCCTTGAAGAATTTTTCTATATTGTCCGCCTACTGAGTTTTTCATATCTCCCTTACGCAGAACTATTCCATCAACTATTGGATTGAAAAGGGAGCACCATCGAGAAAGTTGGTCATGGGTATGCCACTGTATGGGCAATCATTCCAGTTGGCTGacatgaagaaaaatggtCTAAACGCCAAGGCACCGGGAGCGGGGCAAGCGGGAGAATTTACCAAAGCGGCCGGATTTTTGTCCTATTATGAGGTAAAATTATTACAACGCAAACCATCACATGTTCCATTTACAACCAATGTTGTTCTCCTTCTATTGTAGATCTGTGATCGTATACAGAACAAAGGCTGGACAGTGGTACAGGACGAGCTGCAACGGATGGGTCCGTACGCGTACAAGGGCAATCAGTGGGTTTCCTTCGACGACAAGGAGTCACTGCTAAGAAAGGTACAGTTCATACGAGCGATGGACCTGGGAGGAGGTATGGTTTGGGCACTCGATTTGGACGATTTCAAAGATCGTTGCGGACAAGGCAGTCATCCTCTGCTGACGGCAATTCGAGAAGGTCTGCGGGATGCACCTAGCGGAGCTGAAGTGTTACGTGAGTAGGAAGCGAACATAAACATTTTAGAACAAGGTGACAAcgtcatttttcttctttgcatTGCAGCTTCTATTGTGGCCGAATCGGGTGTGGAGGAAAGTAACGAGCGACCAAATGAATCAGGCAACGGAAACTTGTCCCCAGAAAAGCAACAACCTGGCATCGGCGATAGTacggaggaggaagaaaacgaGGTCGATTCCGACGAGTACAAAGTCGTCTGTTATTTCACCAACTGGGCCTGGTACAGGCAGGGTAATGGAAAGTATCTGCCGGAAGATATCGACCCGGAACTGTGCACGCACATCGTGTACGGGTTTGCAGTGCTCGATCGGGAAGCGCTAACGATTAAACCGCATGACTCGTGGGCCGACATCGACAATCGGTTCTACGAGCGTGTGGTGGAGCTGAAGAAGAAGGGCAAGAAGGTGACTGTCGCCATCGGTGGGTGGAATGATTCGGCCGGCGATAAGTACAGCCGGTTGGTTCGGAGCGAGCAGGCAAGGAAACGTTTCATCGAAAATGTGATGAAGTTCATCGCAAAGTACAACTTCGACGGTTTGGACCTCGACTGGGAGTATCCGGTGTGCTGGCAGGTGGACTGTACCAAGGGTTACGCGGACGAAAAGGAAGGATTCGCCAGTTTGGTGGTCGAACTGGCGGACGCTTTCAAACCGTTCGGGTATTTGCTTTCGTCGGCCGTATCGCCGAGTAAGAAGGTGATCGACGCTGGGTACGATGTGCGCACGCTTTCGGATTACATGGACTGGATCGCCGTTATGACGTACGACTATCATGGCCAGTGGGACAAGAAGACGGGCCATGTTGCTCCCATGTACGAACATCCGGATGATTCCGATAAAACGTTCAACGCAAACTTCACGATCCACTATTGGATTGAGCAGGGTGCGGACCCTCGGAAGCTCGTCATGGGAATGCCAATGTACGGGCAATCGTTTTCGCTTGcggacaacaacaataacgaTTTGAATGCTATGACTTACGGTGGAGGTGAAGCTGGCGATCAAACGAGAGCGAGAGGATTTTTATCATACTATGAGGTAGGAGAAACATTTCCCATAACGCATTACTTTAAATGTACTGAGAATTATCTTCTTTTCTGTATAGATTTGTTCCAACATCTTGAACAAAAACTGGCAAGTTGTACGCGACCGCAAGGGACGCATGGGACCGTACGCCTACAAAGGAGATCAGTGGGTTTCATTCGACGATCAGTTCATGATTCGCCACAAGAGTGAGTTCGTGAAGGCGATGGGTCTCGGTGGCGCCATGATCTGGGCGTTGGATCTGGACGACTTCCGGAACACATGCGGATGTGAGGAATATCCTTTGCTGCGCACGATCAACCGTGTACTGCGAAACTATCCCGGACCGGGCCCGAAATGCATATTGGGATCGGGAAAGCCAAACGAACCACCCAAGGAACGTCCCACTACCGCCATGACTACGACCACGAGACGTACAACACCAagaaccacgacgacgacgacgacgacgacgacgacgacgacgacgacaactaCCACACCAGCACCCACCACGACTACAAGAAGAACCACCGCACGTAGGACGACTCGTCCTACCACGACCGCTAGACCCACAACTCCTTACATTGATGACAATGATTCTGATCAATCGAAGGGTGTTTGTGACGGTCGGTTGTTTGTGCCACATGAATCCGATTGCTCCAAGTACTACATTTGCCAGCATGGACAACGCTACGAGCAAAAGTaagtgataaaattaaataatgctTCAAAAGAATACCAAATGAATCTCCATTGTCTTCGTAGATGTCCACCAAACACGCTTTGGAACGATGGCTACTGTGATTGGGCGGAAAATTcgaaatgtaaaaacaaacaacgtcCGGTATCGTCGGCCTCTGCAACGACGGAAAGCATTCCGTCCACCAGCCGTCCCGGTACGACCACCCGCCGATCTGCCACCAGGCCTTCAAGCACCGCTGAGCCATCAACGACCGTTGCAACCACCACGTCGAGACCTTCCCGTCCTCCTTCGACCACGGTCAGTTCCGGAAACGATGACTACAAAGTAGTATGCTACTTTACCAATTGGGCCTGGTACCGGCAGGGCGATGGAAAGTACACGCCGGACGATATCGACAGCACCTTATGTACGCACATCGTGTACGGCTTTGCGGTGCTGGATCGCGAAAGTTTGACCATTAAAACGCACGACTCTTGGGCGGACATAGATAACCGATTCTACGAGCGGGTGGTGGAGCAGAAGCGCAAGGGAGCAAAGGTGACGCTTGCGTTGGGCGGGTGGAATGATTCGCTCGGCGATAAGTACAGCAAGTTGGTCCGGGATCCCTCAGCTAGGGCGAGGTTTGTTAAGCATGCCGTCGAGTTTATTGAAAAGTACGACTTTGATGGACTTGACCTTGATTGGGAGTATCCGGTGTGCTGGCAAGTGGATTGCCAAAAGGGCTATCCGGATGAAAAGGAAGGCTTTGCACTATTGGTCCAAGAACTGGCGGTTGAGTTCCGACCACGTGGCTGGCTTCTATCGGCTGCCGTGTCGCCAAGTAAGATGGTGATCGATGCCGGTTACGATGTGCCAGTGTTGGCAGAATACTTTGACTGGATCGCCGTGATGACGTACGATTTCCACGGCAACTGGGACAAACAGACCGGTCACGTGGCCCCTCTGTACTACTACCCGGGCGATACGTACGATTACTTCAACGCCAACTATACCATCCACTACTGGATCGAAAAGGGTGCACCGTCGCGAAAGCTGGTCATGGGCATGCCACTCTACGGACAATCGTTCTCACTGGCCGACGCGCGTCGAAACGGATTGAACGAAAAGTCATACGGTCCGGGTGAGGCCGGAGAGTTTACCCGTGCGGGCGGATTCTTGTCGTTCTACGAAATTTGCGAAAAGGTCAACCGACACGGATGGTCGGTTAAACGGGATCCGGAGGGTAGGATTGGCCCGTACGCGTACAATGGAAACCAATGGGTTTCGTACGACGATGTGGAtgaaatcaaacgaaaatcTCAGTTTGTTAAAGAAATGAACCTGGGTGGAGGAATGGCGTGGGCGTTAGATCTGGACGATTTCCGAGGACGTTGTGGCTGCGGAGCGCATCCTTTGCTGCGTACTATGAATTTGGAGCTGGGCCGTATCAACACTCAGCCTCCGGAAAATTGTACCTAATTACGATAGCTCGGAGCTCTTGTACGATTTGTGTCATATTAATAAAAACTACTAGTTAATAAACCATTGTCGAGCTTGTGGACTTTTTACGATGACCGGTTGTATAATTCAACATTGCGGTTAGTTTGTTTAGTAATCAATGAAATACTTACATAGCAgcagttttaatttgtttgatgtGCTAGATTTGTCTACGGACAAATGTTGGTATcacttatttaaaaatttaatttgtttgtcgaATAGATTTACCTGGTCTAACCTTGTGCAAAACACAACTCCGCTGTCAGTCAAATAGTGATGTAAGTTGTAGCTCCGAGAGGGAATAAAATCATTCCACTCCGATGAGGCACAAGTCCTTACATTATCTACAAGGTTCCGAGAAGAatagttcttcttcttcttcaattcggcgaggatttactccagtacggctattgaatccagcttcctgggccttcgcaagctaacctggagacatagacctctttaggttaaggactggcaactaaaggccatatgtcctgattttctgtggttttcgattttctgtaggcgtcgccttttgactgccaccatgcggccaggagcactgctagccaaccacgctagtgcgcagtcaaaatgcggctgttcacccgccgtaacgaaaggaatatttccttccgtttgtcagatcgcacgaaactcgtgatccgcttgattactcaaacagcacgagatgtgcgtcggctaggatttctctgacttgagctccagctcggcgacaccacgcggccgtgcctaagataaccttacttttcagctaacccttttcaggaacctcgtgcactgctaaccatccgctctgatgcgacgccgaactggaacAGGAGAAGAATAGTTAAAACTACCAAATCGATAGATATTCAATTTATATTCGAGCCTGCGATGATGCACTATTCTTTCCCGAATGAAATCCTCATTCAAATCTAAATCCACTCCTGGAGCGATTGAATGTCAAAACTACACCCGCTCCCGGAGTAAGTTCCAACTTCTTATGGAACGATGAGTCGTGATCCATGCAGCTCGCATCTCTAGCGCATTGAGTGTTTTGATCTCGTTCAAGACGGTACGAGTTGTGCGTCGGTGACGAAACTCCGATACGCTTTTCCTCTGACCCGGGCTGTTGTGGGTGGAAGTTGCGTATTCTagcgaacgaacgagcgaacgcGAAAAGTGCACGTGCGCGACAAAGAGATCGTCGTGGAAAGCGTGTTGTTGTCCCTGTCAACGGTGGGAAAAGCGGACCAACGCTCCGACGAAGTCCATTCCTCGACGAGTTTAGTGATAACGTGCGATTCCGTGGTGCAAGACCACCCAACCCGTTCTTCGCGTTTGCATCATCAGGAACCAAGAGGCCACAACAATGAGTGCCAATGTGTCGTGTCTTGTGCGCGTAACCAGCATGATGTCACAGTGCGCGAAAGCCAACCCCTCCAGCCTGGTGTTACCGCCGCGGTTCAGTCACCGGATACGTGGGGGATCCAGTGCTGCATACTGCAGCCCGGCCACAGCGTACGTTCGTCCACATCCGTCCTCCAAGCAGGACGGCCCATGGGGTGCTTCCATCCTCGGACGTAACCGCACCACGAACCTCGTCCCGAGGCTAGAACCTTCGCGGGGATACACGCAGGCAGCATCAACGCTCACCCGGGAACAGCTGCACGATCTGGTGTACAGGTTAAACGAGGATGAAAGAGAATTGCTTATGAACACCTTGAAGCAGTTCGAGTCCAACAAAGTGAAGGCGAAGTTTGAAGGTGAAATTTAACACTTCAGCGCAACGTCCGCAGTGTCTACTctatcctttcttttgctgaaatatCGATGTGCCTACTACAACTACTACTCGCATTTCAAACAACTGACAGAGGGATGTACGGGAAGGCCAGAATTTCGCTTGCTTTATGGGCAGCTAGGCCAAAAATAGAACGCGTCTTTTGGTTTCGCGCAATTTGCAACCACATAACCGTCGCGGTTGAAGatggaatgtaaacaaaaggcGCGTTCAATTGGCACGCTCAGCGAGCTCGCGTAGGACGTGCCGAATTACTCGATTACGCCGCCAGGAAATTGGCCTACAAGCAACAAGTTCTGCCTTTCCGTCATCTACTACACCCTCCTAGCATTCGAGCGCGGTGAATTACTGCAGGCGTCGATAAATACGGGCAGCATGATGATGGTCACAAAATTTCATGACACGCTCGAACCTTAATAAGGTGCGAACGGAACCCGACCGATTCGTAGTAAATCCTCGGCCACTGCAGTACCACCGCCGGTTGAATGATGTAATCAATCTCGTACAAGATACCAACTCAATTCAATGTCAGTCAGCAACACTTCACCTGCAACATGATACGCCCCCAAAGAACAGTACAATGATCACACCCCACAGCCAATACCTACCCCACAGTACCGCAGTACCACCCGCCGGAGGGCTGCTTCACACCCGTTGCCACACGCTCTTATCAGAAACCTCCATTATCTAA encodes:
- the LOC131292971 gene encoding LOW QUALITY PROTEIN: probable chitinase 10 (The sequence of the model RefSeq protein was modified relative to this genomic sequence to represent the inferred CDS: inserted 2 bases in 1 codon); its protein translation is MAMARVRLLDSIVTAFSFFVVSSFRFNASLKXESLRMSLMPYRALAIVGVWLAVAVAHIRIERPEPTSFVRSSVEQVPPHGFEKQVAADSASNDYGSESLPLRSAVESVPASLVDGRLPLRDSVEFRILDMDDAIEDTVSKVKTVVSKQQLKLSSTSKKDVENFRGYTTQDKYAAYVLPSRPAAGPMPYRTGSPYQQLLSSKDVTMVPNVFKQLSPYRQSDDSEYKVICHMTNWGFYRKGDAQFVPEHLDPSLCTHIIYSFATLDPATLTMKEFDSWADLDNNMYYRTTSTAGEVPVLLGMGGWTDSVGNKYSDMVRSATNRRNFITNAITFLKRHGFSGLHMDWNYPVCWQSDCSKGSDSDRSNFSKLMQELRQAFDAENLLLSTSISGYKEVLTVAYDIAELSRYVDFMTIMTYDYHGSWEEQTGHVSPLHGSATDKYPQYNTAYAMELLVKMGADKKKLIVGVPFYGQTFTLAQSARATPGEGSPAIGPGTAGDDTRQPGMLAYYEICQRVRKQKWNVGRDSSMKSGPYATSGDQWVGYDDPVSVTFKAQYVKKSGFGGMSAWTVDLDDYKNRCCEESFPVLRAINRGLGRLATPPPSAMDCTRPSQPVTPKPAEMTFSPDSGIPSTTSTPAHSHTTWPSWNPDQTSTTRRTTTPTTTTTPTTTTTTTTSTTTTPRTTRRTTPSTTTTTYSPPATTAIPVPGLIMPELSNAESCEPNQYKAHPTNCNSYYRCVLSEFKQQFCAGGLHWNNAAKLCDWPSSAKCEMDMGTSPEDEEPYTTTTTTTTARPTRTRRTTTTTTESTTQEATTSRPPRRTTAPPAQAPNQPKPTRPAKKPVTTTKKPAGRPTEKCNNGEYYPHKNCDSFYICVNDKKIAQQCGPGLYWSQEEKNCDWEDNVNCVSNEQYFRLLTTFGALKALSEDDPCDGNSHVPYPGDCNQYLVCNWGRLEAASCADGLHWNQQLQICDWPAGAKCSQQGGVPESTENISDENNSWQNSNQDIDGPQYVVSTTEKRTTTTRTTTPAPVSTPPPVLEPLSGYYKMVCYFTNWAWYRKGYGKYTPDHIRTDLCTHIVYGFAVLDYSSLTIKTHDSWADIDNKFYTRVVAAKEKGVKVTLAIGGWNDSMGDKYSRLVRSASARAKFVEHVIGFLEKYGFDGLDLDWEYPVCWQVDCKKGFADEKEGFTALVRELSEAFKPRGWLLSAAVSPSKTVIDAGYDVAPLAKYFDWIAVMTYDFHGQWDKQTGHVAPLYYHPDDEIDFFNANYSINYWIEKGAPSRKLVMGMPLYGQSFQLADMKKNGLNAKAPGAGQAGEFTKAAGFLSYYEICDRIQNKGWTVVQDELQRMGPYAYKGNQWVSFDDKESLLRKVQFIRAMDLGGGMVWALDLDDFKDRCGQGSHPLLTAIREGLRDAPSGAEVLPSIVAESGVEESNERPNESGNGNLSPEKQQPGIGDSTEEEENEVDSDEYKVVCYFTNWAWYRQGNGKYLPEDIDPELCTHIVYGFAVLDREALTIKPHDSWADIDNRFYERVVELKKKGKKVTVAIGGWNDSAGDKYSRLVRSEQARKRFIENVMKFIAKYNFDGLDLDWEYPVCWQVDCTKGYADEKEGFASLVVELADAFKPFGYLLSSAVSPSKKVIDAGYDVRTLSDYMDWIAVMTYDYHGQWDKKTGHVAPMYEHPDDSDKTFNANFTIHYWIEQGADPRKLVMGMPMYGQSFSLADNNNNDLNAMTYGGGEAGDQTRARGFLSYYEICSNILNKNWQVVRDRKGRMGPYAYKGDQWVSFDDQFMIRHKSEFVKAMGLGGAMIWALDLDDFRNTCGCEEYPLLRTINRVLRNYPGPGPKCILGSGKPNEPPKERPTTAMTTTTRRTTPRTTTTTTTTTTTTTTTTTTPAPTTTTRRTTARRTTRPTTTARPTTPYIDDNDSDQSKGVCDGRLFVPHESDCSKYYICQHGQRYEQKCPPNTLWNDGYCDWAENSKCKNKQRPVSSASATTESIPSTSRPGTTTRRSATRPSSTAEPSTTVATTTSRPSRPPSTTVSSGNDDYKVVCYFTNWAWYRQGDGKYTPDDIDSTLCTHIVYGFAVLDRESLTIKTHDSWADIDNRFYERVVEQKRKGAKVTLALGGWNDSLGDKYSKLVRDPSARARFVKHAVEFIEKYDFDGLDLDWEYPVCWQVDCQKGYPDEKEGFALLVQELAVEFRPRGWLLSAAVSPSKMVIDAGYDVPVLAEYFDWIAVMTYDFHGNWDKQTGHVAPLYYYPGDTYDYFNANYTIHYWIEKGAPSRKLVMGMPLYGQSFSLADARRNGLNEKSYGPGEAGEFTRAGGFLSFYEICEKVNRHGWSVKRDPEGRIGPYAYNGNQWVSYDDVDEIKRKSQFVKEMNLGGGMAWALDLDDFRGRCGCGAHPLLRTMNLELGRINTQPPENCT